The Kineococcus radiotolerans SRS30216 = ATCC BAA-149 genomic interval GCACCCCGACGGAGATGTTGCTGAGCAGACCGTCGCGGGTGACCTCTCCGGGAGTGTCGGCCACGGCGAGCAGATCGGCGGCGGTGATGGAGACGTCGGGAATGACTGCCTTCTGGTTCGGCTGGGAGCCGAGAAGAGCGCTGAACTCCTCACGGCAGATGGCGACCAGATCCGGGTGGGCGACCCACGAGCCGTCGAAGCCGTCGCCGGCCTCGCGGTGCTTGTCCGCGCGGACCTTCTCCAGCGCTGCGTTGTTGACCTCGGGGTCGCGACGGTTGGGGATGAAGGCGGACATCCCCCCGATCGCGTGGGCACCGCGGCGGTGGCAGGTACGCACCAGCAGACGGGTGTAGGCGCGCATGAACGGGACGGTCATGGTCACGGTGTTGCGGTCGGGCAGCACCCAGTCCGCGCCGCGGGAGCGGTAGTACTTGATGAGGCTGAACATGTAGTCCCAGCGCCCGGCGTTCAAGCCCGCCGCGTGATCGCGCAGCTCGTAGAGGATCTCCTCCATCTGGAACGCTGCGGGCAGCGTCTCGATCAGAACGGTGGCCCGGATGGTCCCCTGGGGAATGCCGAGGGCGTCCTGGGCCAGGACGAAGGCCCGGTTCCACAGTCGAGCCTCCTCCCCGCTCTCCAGCTTGGGCAGGTAGAAGTAGGGCCCGCTGCCCTGCTGGAGGAGGGCTTCGGCGTTGGCGGCGAAGTAGATGGCGAAGTCGAAGAAGGCACCGGCGACAGGGTCCTCCCCGACGCGGACGTGGGCCTCGTCCAGGTGCAGGCCGCGGGGGCGGACCACGATGGTCGCGACGTCCTGGGCGAGCTCGTAGCGCCGTCCGGCGTCGGTGGTGAAGTCGACCTGACGGCGGATGGCGTCGTAGAGGTTGACCTGACCGTCGACGACGTTGCGCCAGGTCGGGGTGATGGCGTCTTCGAAGTCGGCCAGCCAGACCTTCGCTCCGGAGTTCAGCGCGTTGACGGTCATCCGCCGGTCGGTCGGACCGGTGATCTCCACGCGGCGATCGTCGAGGCCGGGGGCCGCTGGGGCGACCGTCCACGACGCTTCACGCACCGAGGCAGTGGCGGGGTCGAAGTCGAAGTCCTCGCCGGCGGTGATGCGTTCGGCGCGCCGTTTGCGTTCAGCGAGCAGGCGCTGACGCTCGTCTTCGAGCTCGGTGTGCAGGAGCTCCAGGAGGGCCTGGGCGCGAGGGGTGAGGACGGTCTCGTCTTCTGCGCTACGCGATCCGTTGATGTCCAGGGTCATGAGATCTCCTCGATGGGGTGTCGTGCGGAGCAGACGTCGTGGTGTGCCGGCACCTCGCCGGTGCTGAGTCCAGCGCGTCCAGCGCGTCCAGCGGGTTCAGCGAGTCCGAAGGTGACGGATGGGGGTAGAACGACCACTCCTCTGCGGAGCGGTGGGTCAGGTGGTGGCAGGGGAGACGGCGCGTACGGCTTCCTGCGTGAAGCGCTCGGTGAGGCGTACGCCCCAGCCGGGTCCGGTGGGGAGGCTGACGTGACCGTCGATGACCTCGAGTGCCGGTTCGTAGACGTCGCGCGCCCAGGCGACGTCTTCGGCGCTCCACTCCTGGGCCTGTCCGCAGGCCGGCATCGCGGCCGCCAGGTGCAGGGTGAAGACTTCGAGCAGGGAGTGGTTGGCGCAGTGCGGTGTGCAGGGGACGCCGAACACGTCGGCCATGGCCGCGACCTCCCGCGCCCGTCCTACACCGCCCAGGTAGCCGATGTCGGGTTGGACGATGTCGAGGAAGCCGTGCTGGAGGATGCGGGCGAACTGCTCGAGGGAGGTGTCCTGTTCGCCGCCGGCGATGGGGATGTCCAGGGCTTGGGCGACGGATCCGGTCTGCTCGATCTGCGGGTAGGGGCACGGTTCCTCGAAGTGGAAGTAGCCGTGCTCTTCGAGCATTCGCCCGACGCGGACCGCCTCCGCGGCGGAGTACCCGCCGTTGGCGTCGGCCCGGATGGAGAGCTCGTCGCCGAGGCCGTCACGCATGCTCTTAATGAGCTGTTCCGTGCGTCCGGGCCAC includes:
- a CDS encoding mandelate racemase/muconate lactonizing enzyme family protein; the protein is MTAIDRIETLRRGPVLAVRVTTADGAVGIGQAAPYQVECTEQVLHAMVAPSFLGTDPADVEAVTRQCFREHYKFLGSFFNRAVAGVETAVWDLLGQLSARPVHQLLGGTVRTRVPVYLSSMVRDRGPQEELAHLQALIERDGFTGVKIRIGTPMGADVDQWPGRTEQLIKSMRDGLGDELSIRADANGGYSAAEAVRVGRMLEEHGYFHFEEPCPYPQIEQTGSVAQALDIPIAGGEQDTSLEQFARILQHGFLDIVQPDIGYLGGVGRAREVAAMADVFGVPCTPHCANHSLLEVFTLHLAAAMPACGQAQEWSAEDVAWARDVYEPALEVIDGHVSLPTGPGWGVRLTERFTQEAVRAVSPATT
- the aceB gene encoding malate synthase A, which translates into the protein MTLDINGSRSAEDETVLTPRAQALLELLHTELEDERQRLLAERKRRAERITAGEDFDFDPATASVREASWTVAPAAPGLDDRRVEITGPTDRRMTVNALNSGAKVWLADFEDAITPTWRNVVDGQVNLYDAIRRQVDFTTDAGRRYELAQDVATIVVRPRGLHLDEAHVRVGEDPVAGAFFDFAIYFAANAEALLQQGSGPYFYLPKLESGEEARLWNRAFVLAQDALGIPQGTIRATVLIETLPAAFQMEEILYELRDHAAGLNAGRWDYMFSLIKYYRSRGADWVLPDRNTVTMTVPFMRAYTRLLVRTCHRRGAHAIGGMSAFIPNRRDPEVNNAALEKVRADKHREAGDGFDGSWVAHPDLVAICREEFSALLGSQPNQKAVIPDVSITAADLLAVADTPGEVTRDGLLSNISVGVRYLEAWLEGTGAVAIDNLMEDAATAEIARSQVWQWIHNSVQMADGETVTADLVNRLLDEQQARSQSPSAAPARELFEKVAVDADYVEFLTLAAYPSLVEPSALAVA